A region of Vitis vinifera cultivar Pinot Noir 40024 chromosome 13, ASM3070453v1 DNA encodes the following proteins:
- the LOC104878028 gene encoding LOW QUALITY PROTEIN: transposon Tf2-1 polyprotein (The sequence of the model RefSeq protein was modified relative to this genomic sequence to represent the inferred CDS: substituted 1 base at 1 genomic stop codon), whose product MASENEDDEKFVINLNKDVIKRVDGGNLMEMDKTFQQLKTHLIDMAYGASSSSCDQILAKFEENYTTVKGLFLRSSGKPLRMHEEGTKNDMLSCERSLEDTNNMNVNEHYLHTLSNEKLCTEDLNEKNEDACATSIEVHIIPDENQNILPLPIKRSRRDYGKEPLRALCGYPNHVMKTRSSRERKPSKFKVSPFVHKLRKMVKREASEISSSLTSHQENCLMEVLRRCKKAIGWQISDLKGISPLVCTHHIYMEEEAKPIRQFQRRLNPHLQEVVRTEVLKLLQAGIIYPISDSPWVSPTQVVPKKSGIIVIQNEKGEEITTRLTSGWRVCIDYRKLNAVTRKDHFPLPFIDQVLERVSGHPFYCFLDGYSGYFQIEIDLADQEKTTFTCPFGTFPYRRMPFGLCNAPATFQRCMLSIFSDMVERIMEVFMDDITVYGGTFEECLVNLEAVLHRFDKAKVELIAKLPSPTTVKGVRQFLGHAGFYRRFIKGFSSLSKPLCELLAKDTKFIWDERCQHSFDQLKKFLTTTPIVRAPNWQLPFELMCDASDFAIGAVLGQREDGKPYVIYYASKTLNEAQRNYTTTEKELLAVVFALDKFRAYLVGSFIIVFTDHSALKYLLTKQDAKARLIRWILLLQEFDLQIKDKKXVENVVADHLSRLVIAHNSHLLPINDDFPEESLMFLVKTPWYAHIANYLVTGEIPSEWNAQDRKHFFAKIHSYYWEEPFLFKYCADQIIRKCVPEDESCDRCQRLGKLTKRNQMPMNPILIVEIFDVWGIGFMGPFPMSFGNSYILVGVDYVSKWVEAIPCKQNDHRVVLKFLKENIFSRFGVPKAIISDGGAHFCNKPFEALLSKYGVKHKVATPYHPQTSGQVELANREIKNILMKVVNSNRKDWSIRLHDSLWAYRTAYKTILGMSPYRLVYVSHAVRASGHPLKSSTSAKVSVSQNGANARS is encoded by the exons ATGGCGAGTGAGAATGAGGACGATGAGAAATTTGTAATCAATCTAAACAAAGATGTTATTAAACGA GTTGATGGTGGGAACTTAATGGAGATGGATAAAACCTTTCAACAATTAAAGACACATCTAATTGATATGGCTTATGGTGCAAGTAGTAGTAGTTGTGATCAAATTTTGGCTAAATTTGAGGAGAATTATACTACAGTGAAAGGTCTCTTCCTTAGGTCAAGCGGAAAACCTTTGAGAATGCACGAGGAAGGAACGAAGAATGACATGCTCTCATGCGAGAGAAGTTTGGAAGATACAAACAATATGAATGTGAATGAACATTATCTTCACACTTTGTCAAATGAGAAGTTATGCACCGAGGACTTGAATGAaaagaatgaagatgcatgTGCTACATCAATTGAAGTGCATATCATTCCAGacgaaaatcaaaatattttaccacTTCCAATCAAAAGGAGTAGAAGAGATTATGGAAAG GAACCATTACGAGCACTATGTGGTTATCCTAATCATGTCATGAAAACACGTTCATCAAGGGAGAGGAAACCAAGTAAATTCAAGGTCTCCCCGTTTGTACACAAATTAAGGAAGATGGTAAAACGTGAAGCATCAGAG atatcctcatctctgaccagtcatcaagaaaattgtttaatggaagttctcaggaggtgtaagaaggcaataggatggcaaatatctgatttgaaaggcattagtcctttagtttgtactcatcatatatatatggaggaggaagcaaagccaattcgtcaatttcaaagaaggttgaatcctcatctacaagaggtggtgcgaacTGAGGTGCtaaagctacttcaagcaggaatcatttaccctatatctgatagcccttgggtgagtcctactcaagtggtaccaaagaagtcagggatcatagtgattcaaaatgaaaaaggggaagaaattactacacgcctcacttcaggttggagggtgtgtattgattatagaaagctgaatgctgtcaccaggaaagatcattttccattgccatttattgaccaagtgttggagagagtctctggacatccattttattgtttcttggatgggtattcagggtattttcagattgaaattgatttggcagatcaggaaaaaaccacttttacatgtccatttggaacatttccttatagaagaatgccttttggtttatgcaatgcacctgctacatttcaaagatgtatgttgagtattttcagtgatatggtggagagaattatggaggttttcatggatgacatcaccgtatatggaggtacattcgaggagtgcttggttaatttggaagcagttcttcatagat ttgataaagcaaaggtggagcttattgccaaattaccatctccaacaactgtaaaaggagtaaggcagttccttggccatgcagggttctataggaggtttataaaaggtttttcaagtctttcaaaacctctttgtgagctgttagctaaggatactaagtttatatgggatgaaaggtgtcagcatagctttgatcaactgaagaaatttttaacaacaactccaatagttagagcccctaactggcaattaccttttgaactgatgtgtgatgccagtgactttgctataggagctgtgcttggccaaagagaagatgggaagccctatgtgatttactatgcaagtaaaacactaaatgaagctcagaggaactacacaactacagagaaagaattgttagctgtggtatttgctttagacaaatttcgagcttatttagtggggtctttcattattgtcttcactgaccattcagccctaaagtatttattgacaaagcaagatgcaaaagcaaggttgattagatggattcttttgttacaagaattcgatcttcaaatcaaagataagaaatgagtggagaatgtagtagctgaccacttgtcaaggttagttatagcacataattcccatctcttacctatcaatgatgattttcctgaagaatcactcatgttcctagtgaaaactccttggtatgctcatattgctaattatttagtgactggtgaaattccaagtgagtggaatgcacaggacaggaagcacttcttcgccaaaattcattcttattattgggaagagccctttctctttaagtattgtgcagatcagattattaggaagtgtgtccctgaagatga gagttgtgatagatgccaaaggcttggaaagctaacaaaaagaaatcaaatgcctatgaaccccattctgatagttgagatatttgatgtatggggcattggcttcatgggacctttcccaatgtcttttggtaattcttacatcttggtgggggtggattatgtttctaaatgggttgaggcaatcccctgtaagcaaaatgatcacagggtggttctcaagtttcttaaagagaacattttctcaagatttggggtgcccaaagctataatcagtgatggaggtgctcatttttgcaacaaaccttttgaagccctgttatccaagtatggagtgaagcataaggtggccacaccttatcatcctcagacttccgggcaagttgagctagctaacagggaaataaagaacatcttgatgaaagtggtgaattccaacagaaaagattggtctattaggcttcatgattcattgtgggcatatagaacagcttataagactattcttgggatgtctccttatcgTCTTGTTTATg TGAGCCACGCCGTCCGAGCCTCCGGTCATCCTCTCAAATCATCAACGTCGGCCAAAGTTTCAGTATCCCAAAATGGCGCGAACGCGAGGAGCTaa